From the genome of Lotus japonicus ecotype B-129 chromosome 6, LjGifu_v1.2, one region includes:
- the LOC130722514 gene encoding uncharacterized protein LOC130722514 gives MAGVLGFASLPPKAKNFVVAGGLTAFVFGTYFYTMRAVGGTDELQVAIDKFEADKSKQEGNPSVPSKV, from the coding sequence ATGGCTGGAGTTTTAGGATTTGCGAGCCTTCCACCCAAGGCAAAAAATTTCGTAGTTGCCGGGGGTTTGACAGCATTTGTCTTCGGGACCTACTTCTACACCATGAGAGCTGTTGGAGGTACTGATGAGCTGCAAGTAGCAATTGACAAGTTTGAAGCTGACAAGAGCAAGCAAGAGGGTAATCCAAGCGTGCCATCAAAGGTCTAG
- the LOC130724363 gene encoding uncharacterized protein LOC130724363, translating into MGLLGKSFTSKFGSITTLAISRIAILMNQHKARASHARSDVAQFLNLGYQDRALLRVEQWIAEQNRLDAFGMIASYCHFLRERAEVLENNRYLKTMECPFELKEATSSLIFASSRCGEFPELHKIREILTSKFGKAFADHAVELRKNNGVNSKMIQKLSPRRLDMEIKMKALKEIATKIGVTLHLKQGPSLISEDKLEFERRLDEVGTSKWSSVDDPKHEANIQRDPENLIQNKDLSDRVASGKVHVHPKGCSSSKQEDVVISKSSRGIDLKHLEWTEIKKQLALWQEESHLELVSKERLEQDTNRESIMLAKQIGS; encoded by the exons ATGGGTCTGCTCGGGAAAAGCTTCACTTCCAAATTCGGAAGCATCACAACTCTTGCTATTTCAAGGATTGCCATCTTGATGAACCAGCATAAGGCTCGAGCCTCACATGCTAGATCTGATGTTGCTCAATTCTTGAACCTCGGTTACCAGGATCGTGCTCTTCTTCGT GTGGAGCAATGGATAGCAGAGCAAAACAGGTTGGATGCATTTGGCATGATAGCAAGCTATTGCCACTTCCTCAGAGAAAGAGCTGAAGTACTTGAAAATAACAG ATATTTGAAAACCATGGAGTGCCCTTTTGAGCTCAAGGAAGCAACATCAAGCCTTATCTTTGCATCCTCAAGGTGTGGAGAATTTCCAGAGCTGCACAAGATACGAGAGATTTTGACGTCCAAATTTGGGAAAGCATTTGCTGATCATGCTGTTGAGTTGCGCAAGAATAATGGAGTTAACTCTAAG ATGATACAAAAACTTTCACCAAGACGTCTGGACATGGAAATCAAAATGAAAGCGCTGAAGGAAATTGCTACAAAAATTGGAGTCACCTTGCATTTGAAGCAGGGCCCTTCATTGATAAGTGAG GACAAATTAGAATTTGAACGAAGACTAGATGAAGTGGGAACCAGTAAATGGAGTAGTGTTGATGATCCTAAACATGAAGCAAACATCCAACGTGATCCCGAAAATTTAATCCAGAATAAGGATTTATCTGATAGAGTTGCATCCGGCAAGGTGCATGTGCATCCCAAGGGATGCTCTAGTTCTAAACAAGAGGATGTAGTCATTTCCAAAAGCAGCCGTGGTATTGATCTTAAACATTTGGAATGGACAGAAATCAAAAAACAACTTGCATTATGGCAAGAAGAATCTCATTTAGAGTTAGTTTCCAAGGAACGCTTGGAGCAAGATACAAATAGAGAGAGCATCATGCTAGCAAAACAAATAGGATCATGA